A single genomic interval of Bradyrhizobium japonicum USDA 6 harbors:
- a CDS encoding tyrosine-type recombinase/integrase produces the protein MPSLTDTAIRHALKRVELSQKQENLADGEGRGTGRLVLVLKPMPKRVTADWMAQQWRDGKRTKKKLGAYPSISLAQAREIFKRDFADVIQKGRSIKIATDTRPGTVADLFEGYVAALKDASKPSWKETEKGLNKIADTLGRNRLAREIEAEEIIELIRPIYERGAKSMADHVRSYLHAAFSWGMKSDNDYRQQSSRRFRLPFNPATGIPTEPKIQGTRWLDEDEFVQLYRWLESPDTPVHPSYPRAVQLIMLTGQRVEEIARFHVNQWDASERIIDWSKTKNLQPHAVPVPLLAAELIEKIKPNEYGWFFPSAKDPSKPVSHGTLYSFVWRQRDRGVIPYATNRDLRRTFKTLAGKAGVSKEIRDRLQNHALQDVSSKHYDRWHYMIEKRAGMAKWDKFVRAMLAKKRLKEAA, from the coding sequence ATGCCAAGCCTGACCGACACCGCGATCCGACATGCGTTGAAGCGGGTGGAGCTAAGTCAGAAACAGGAAAATCTCGCCGACGGTGAAGGGCGCGGCACCGGCCGCCTCGTGCTTGTCCTCAAGCCCATGCCGAAGCGCGTCACCGCCGACTGGATGGCGCAGCAATGGCGCGATGGGAAGCGGACCAAGAAGAAGCTCGGGGCTTATCCCTCCATATCGCTCGCCCAGGCACGCGAAATATTCAAACGCGACTTCGCCGACGTCATCCAGAAGGGTCGCAGCATCAAGATCGCTACCGACACGCGCCCCGGCACCGTCGCTGATCTGTTCGAAGGCTATGTCGCCGCGCTCAAGGATGCGAGCAAGCCGTCCTGGAAGGAAACGGAAAAAGGCCTTAACAAGATCGCCGACACGCTCGGACGCAACCGCCTCGCTCGCGAGATCGAGGCCGAGGAAATCATCGAGCTGATCCGCCCGATCTACGAGCGCGGTGCCAAATCAATGGCCGACCATGTGCGCTCCTATCTCCATGCCGCCTTTAGCTGGGGCATGAAGTCTGACAACGACTATCGGCAGCAGTCTTCCAGACGCTTTCGACTCCCTTTCAATCCGGCAACCGGCATTCCTACCGAGCCTAAGATCCAGGGCACGCGCTGGCTTGACGAAGACGAGTTTGTGCAACTCTATCGCTGGCTGGAGAGCCCCGACACGCCGGTCCACCCCTCCTATCCCCGCGCGGTGCAACTCATCATGCTGACAGGGCAGCGCGTCGAGGAGATCGCGCGGTTTCATGTCAATCAATGGGACGCCAGTGAGCGAATCATCGACTGGTCGAAGACCAAGAACCTCCAGCCGCACGCTGTCCCAGTGCCATTGCTTGCCGCCGAGCTGATCGAAAAGATCAAGCCGAACGAGTATGGCTGGTTCTTCCCCTCCGCCAAGGACCCCTCGAAGCCTGTCAGCCACGGCACTCTTTATAGCTTTGTTTGGCGGCAGCGAGATCGCGGCGTGATTCCATATGCGACAAACCGCGATCTCCGGCGCACGTTCAAGACGCTCGCCGGCAAGGCAGGCGTGTCGAAGGAAATCCGCGATCGCCTCCAGAACCACGCGCTACAGGATGTCAGCTCCAAGCACTACGACCGCTGGCACTATATGATCGAGAAACGCGCTGGCATGGCGAAATGGGACAAATTCGTGCGCGCCATGCTGGCGAAGAAGCGACTGAAAGAGGCCGCATGA
- a CDS encoding PDDEXK nuclease domain-containing protein, with product MSSRPRKPPRRSDALGSAGEVDAQSYTAFVGDLKQKIAAARHRASLSINRELVTLYWTIGRDILERQEREGWGARVVDRLAGDLRLAFPEMTGLSPRNLKYMRSFAEAWPNGEFVQQVVALLPWGHNVRLLDAVKTQEERTWYARQAIEHGWSRNVLVHQIESKLFARQGSALTNFSRTLPAEQSELAQQILKDPYTFDFLSLGPDMLERDLERGLVEHLRSLILELGKGFAFVGSQYHLEVGGQDYYLDLLFYHLRLRCFVVIELKIEDFKPEFAGKMNFYLSAVDEQLRHPDDKPTIGIILCKGRNEVIVEYALRDSSKPMGVAQYQLSAALPPQLEDALPTAAEFAREFPLMSVVKLRIEIERAVRDLADKRGVAFDRPTGIMKMLRDLHRNGSVPSSTEQMLDALHTMNEATHGMDVDPETAERAVEIGTIFLGELQKLNTDE from the coding sequence ATGAGCTCGCGGCCGCGAAAGCCCCCTCGCCGCAGCGATGCGCTCGGTTCCGCTGGCGAAGTGGACGCGCAAAGCTACACGGCGTTCGTCGGGGATCTGAAGCAGAAGATCGCGGCGGCACGCCACCGAGCCAGCTTGTCGATCAACCGCGAGCTAGTGACGCTCTACTGGACGATCGGGCGCGACATCCTGGAACGGCAGGAGCGCGAAGGTTGGGGTGCCCGGGTGGTCGACCGTCTGGCTGGCGATCTTCGCCTGGCTTTCCCGGAAATGACCGGTTTATCGCCCCGGAATCTGAAATACATGCGCTCGTTCGCCGAGGCCTGGCCCAACGGCGAATTTGTGCAACAGGTTGTTGCACTATTGCCATGGGGGCATAACGTCCGTTTGCTCGACGCCGTCAAAACGCAGGAAGAGCGCACCTGGTACGCGCGGCAGGCAATTGAACACGGCTGGAGTCGTAACGTTCTTGTCCATCAGATCGAAAGCAAGCTTTTTGCCCGGCAAGGAAGCGCCCTCACCAATTTCTCGCGAACCCTGCCCGCAGAGCAGTCCGAGCTTGCCCAACAAATCCTCAAAGACCCCTACACGTTCGACTTCCTCTCGCTTGGCCCAGACATGCTGGAGCGCGACCTCGAGCGTGGTTTGGTCGAGCATCTGCGTTCACTCATCCTCGAGCTCGGCAAGGGCTTCGCATTCGTCGGCAGCCAATATCACCTCGAAGTCGGCGGGCAGGATTACTACTTGGACCTTCTTTTCTATCATCTGCGTCTTCGCTGCTTCGTGGTGATCGAGCTGAAGATCGAAGACTTCAAACCCGAATTTGCGGGAAAGATGAACTTTTACCTCTCGGCCGTGGACGAGCAATTGCGCCATCCCGACGACAAACCGACCATCGGCATCATCTTGTGCAAAGGGCGCAACGAGGTGATCGTGGAATACGCGTTGCGAGACTCCAGCAAACCGATGGGGGTCGCCCAGTATCAGCTCTCGGCTGCGTTGCCGCCACAACTCGAGGATGCCCTCCCGACGGCCGCGGAGTTCGCGCGAGAATTTCCACTGATGTCCGTGGTCAAGCTACGCATCGAAATCGAGCGCGCGGTACGCGATCTCGCGGACAAGCGAGGCGTCGCTTTCGACCGGCCGACCGGCATCATGAAAATGCTCCGTGATCTGCATCGAAATGGATCGGTGCCAAGTAGCACAGAGCAGATGCTCGACGCCCTCCACACCATGAACGAAGCTACGCATGGCATGGATGTGGACCCGGAGACCGCTGAACGCGCCGTCGAAATCGGCACGATCTTCCTTGGGGAACTCCAGAAACTGAATACAGACGAGTAA
- a CDS encoding AAA family ATPase, which yields MTRYFLGSLSIEGFRGINNDGDPLVLKFKSDAVNSVHAPNGVGKSSIFEAVCFAIHGIVPRLKALQEAEQGDSYIVNRFHPGQQATVDLIFASDDASPDVAIKVVRAANGARLVTSPSGHADPQQFLASLQEDFVLVDYNRFAKLIDISALERGRSFASLVGLSRYSRLRQALDGAKRTQNVNSDLGLSALDAEVTTGARALSAIERRVIAAHDEVAGAGSAAVDKLSDLKAAVTAALSAIALLKPLIGEASVMDLDFEAAELAIEKQEGGEARKTLDTLTTSATSLAGLEVTVEELADVDRLLELAGRRDEAVRSVGAEALHALLRDALAVVSGSDWHDPNQCPVCEAKGSDALKPRLEGKIAKYDVAAQLGAELINDVATAPGIAKLRKLEEAPAMAIATGDRLHVAFDLAAKKGDLATSDLEIIKARLGVLETQRGETLARVRGEADALQARLPPSLVQVTRILSFAKQFRDAVLEYESGEPVLKVKQDKLKVLNRWKTFITRAGQSFADAEAELANERIGEIQTACQDLFGRFVRGGPDVKPTLSRAQNSENVDLKLADFFGLQDLSARALLSESYRNAVAAAIFFAAATKHSGVPRFMVLDDVTSSFDAGHQFALMDAVRTLLRYGAVPDGLQFIFLSHDTSLEKYFDKLNGTADWHHQKLQGMPPKGRLMVSAQEADRLKAQALQHLNAGQIDIGAPILRQYLEYKLGQIIAKLEIPVPPDYATRGDKRTLSTYIDAIGEAVKLYHAANRCVLTPQQIADLQNHHVPSIVGNFVSHYETGAGTPFNAYALLGVLQSIDSLADCFTYVDPSNGQKRYYRRLDRR from the coding sequence ATGACGCGGTATTTCCTGGGCAGCCTGTCCATCGAGGGTTTTCGTGGGATCAATAATGACGGTGACCCGCTCGTCCTCAAGTTCAAATCTGACGCCGTCAACTCGGTGCATGCGCCGAACGGCGTCGGTAAAAGCTCCATATTCGAAGCCGTTTGCTTCGCGATCCACGGCATTGTCCCGCGCCTGAAGGCGCTCCAGGAAGCCGAGCAGGGCGACAGCTATATCGTGAATCGCTTCCATCCCGGGCAGCAAGCGACGGTTGATCTGATATTCGCCAGCGATGACGCCTCGCCAGATGTGGCGATCAAGGTGGTGCGGGCTGCCAACGGTGCGCGCCTAGTGACTTCGCCGAGCGGTCATGCCGACCCGCAGCAGTTCCTCGCGAGCCTGCAGGAGGATTTCGTCCTCGTCGACTATAATCGGTTCGCAAAGCTCATCGATATCTCCGCCTTGGAGCGGGGACGTTCTTTCGCATCGCTCGTGGGACTGAGCCGATACTCCCGGCTACGTCAGGCTCTGGACGGCGCCAAGCGAACGCAGAACGTCAACAGTGATCTGGGCCTCTCCGCGCTTGATGCCGAGGTGACCACAGGCGCGCGCGCGTTGAGTGCGATCGAGCGGCGTGTCATTGCGGCGCATGACGAGGTCGCCGGAGCGGGAAGCGCCGCCGTCGATAAACTCTCCGATCTGAAGGCGGCGGTAACCGCCGCCTTATCCGCCATCGCCTTGCTCAAGCCATTGATCGGCGAGGCCTCGGTAATGGATCTCGATTTCGAAGCGGCAGAGTTGGCGATCGAGAAACAGGAAGGCGGCGAAGCGCGAAAGACGCTGGACACGCTAACGACCTCCGCCACGTCGCTGGCGGGGCTTGAGGTCACGGTAGAGGAATTGGCCGACGTTGATCGGCTGCTCGAGTTGGCCGGAAGAAGAGACGAGGCCGTGCGCAGCGTCGGCGCGGAAGCATTGCACGCCCTTTTGCGCGATGCGCTGGCTGTGGTGTCCGGCTCCGATTGGCACGACCCGAATCAATGCCCAGTTTGCGAGGCGAAAGGTAGTGATGCTCTAAAGCCGCGGCTGGAAGGCAAGATCGCTAAATACGATGTAGCCGCTCAGCTCGGGGCCGAACTCATCAACGATGTCGCCACAGCGCCTGGGATCGCGAAGCTACGCAAGCTTGAAGAGGCGCCGGCCATGGCGATCGCGACGGGTGATCGCTTGCACGTAGCGTTCGATTTGGCCGCCAAGAAGGGGGATTTGGCGACCTCCGACCTGGAGATCATCAAGGCGCGCCTCGGGGTTCTTGAAACGCAGCGTGGCGAAACTCTTGCTCGGGTGCGAGGTGAGGCCGACGCGTTGCAGGCGCGCTTGCCTCCCTCATTGGTGCAGGTAACCCGCATCCTCAGCTTCGCAAAGCAGTTCCGCGATGCCGTGCTGGAATACGAGAGCGGCGAGCCGGTGCTCAAGGTGAAACAGGACAAGCTCAAGGTTCTGAATCGCTGGAAGACATTCATCACGCGCGCCGGCCAAAGCTTTGCTGATGCCGAAGCCGAACTGGCCAACGAGCGGATTGGCGAGATTCAGACCGCTTGTCAGGATCTGTTCGGCCGGTTCGTGCGAGGCGGTCCCGATGTGAAGCCGACCCTGAGCCGCGCGCAGAACAGCGAAAACGTTGATCTAAAGCTCGCGGACTTCTTCGGCCTACAGGACCTCAGTGCCCGGGCTCTACTCTCGGAAAGCTATCGGAACGCTGTGGCGGCTGCGATTTTCTTCGCGGCCGCGACCAAGCACAGCGGTGTTCCGCGCTTCATGGTGCTCGACGACGTGACATCGAGCTTTGACGCTGGTCACCAGTTCGCGTTGATGGACGCCGTGCGGACGTTGCTACGCTATGGCGCTGTGCCGGACGGGCTGCAGTTCATTTTCCTGAGCCATGACACCAGCCTGGAGAAGTACTTCGACAAGCTCAATGGCACTGCGGATTGGCATCACCAGAAGCTCCAAGGCATGCCTCCAAAGGGGCGGCTCATGGTATCGGCCCAGGAGGCGGATCGTCTCAAGGCGCAGGCGTTGCAGCACCTGAATGCTGGCCAGATCGATATTGGTGCGCCGATCCTGCGGCAATATCTCGAATACAAGCTGGGACAGATTATCGCCAAGTTGGAGATCCCTGTTCCACCGGACTATGCCACCCGTGGTGACAAGCGGACGCTTTCGACCTACATCGACGCAATCGGCGAGGCCGTGAAGCTTTATCATGCGGCCAATCGGTGTGTGCTGACGCCTCAGCAGATCGCCGATCTCCAAAACCATCATGTGCCATCGATCGTTGGGAATTTCGTCAGCCACTACGAGACCGGCGCGGGGACGCCTTTCAACGCCTACGCCTTGCTGGGGGTGTTGCAGAGCATTGATAGTCTCGCGGACTGCTTTACCTACGTTGATCCGAGTAACGGACAGAAGCGATACTATCGCCGGTTAGATCGCCGTTAA
- a CDS encoding helix-turn-helix domain-containing protein codes for MRKVVPNGKAVKALREQLERLSTQKEMASEIGVSIRMLRMIENENAPIAVTTAERLAKALQVHRERIILGSELSEMTPTVSAPEVLSALMEDEDRLIPRNDYDIASATADEGALYTEAARSHDVACIIETTLDEETGAYAQELFDILVGLSWSQRDILVDIPPATEIAVRRRLRQLIVLLKGNDIWIYRTSVLRRLPERYTVAPPDEPFSYQSRQVVALGPPGEYGETTMRVPIDHGQPFILPAWRKLRKSDNETETA; via the coding sequence ATGAGGAAGGTCGTGCCGAACGGGAAGGCGGTGAAAGCCCTGAGGGAGCAGCTTGAAAGGCTGTCGACCCAAAAGGAAATGGCGAGTGAAATCGGTGTCAGCATTCGCATGCTTCGTATGATCGAGAATGAGAATGCGCCAATTGCAGTGACAACGGCTGAACGGTTGGCAAAAGCGCTGCAAGTTCATCGTGAACGCATTATCCTTGGCTCCGAGCTTTCGGAAATGACGCCGACCGTAAGTGCGCCGGAAGTCCTTTCCGCGCTGATGGAAGATGAGGACCGGCTCATCCCCCGCAACGACTATGACATCGCCAGTGCGACAGCGGACGAGGGCGCGCTCTATACGGAGGCGGCCCGCTCGCACGACGTGGCCTGCATTATCGAGACAACGCTCGATGAGGAAACTGGAGCCTATGCGCAGGAGCTTTTCGATATCCTCGTTGGCTTGTCCTGGTCGCAGCGAGATATTCTCGTCGACATTCCCCCCGCGACGGAGATCGCGGTTCGCCGGCGCCTGCGACAGCTCATCGTCCTTCTCAAGGGCAACGACATCTGGATTTATCGAACCTCGGTTCTGAGGCGATTGCCGGAGCGCTACACGGTCGCACCGCCGGACGAGCCGTTCTCCTATCAAAGCCGTCAGGTCGTAGCACTAGGGCCGCCGGGTGAATATGGCGAGACCACCATGCGCGTGCCGATCGATCATGGGCAGCCGTTCATCCTTCCGGCATGGCGGAAGCTTCGCAAGAGCGACAACGAAACAGAGACAGCCTGA
- a CDS encoding ATP-binding protein, with translation METFNLDPRQLARIEAVHRGFLYQHLYAAACLFDAARAGVTHVIVENDEDVELVQPDRRIYLQVKTRASNLILSDIDGALSRFAAIRQEHEEGRRSGSCQFVIVSNSAPGPEFAKLITGKEWPSDTRLHWPQSPAVDEALPLPWRTIADGFEACRAAAETLPFSVLAPETLVWKIAGRMMAAAGGIEPSSNHTFTVEELPALFEQLVVQLQDFPAPPLRYRPQEHEPNLANGQRVRLVVGLSGAGKTSWVSQTALHTSDRLAYYDIAEISGPALANAVARELAARIFGSRGGKLGEILLPGASGTEILFAIGRHLAEDKLTATVVLDNAHRIAAADLVSLVGASDQLQFVLLAQPSATIARIEATLGVKAELLLGWSNETAAAEGASLGCRGDFSDYERLLKITGGLPLYVQNALKIAAESYEGVVTRVCAALEDRTHIVETAQELILSDVFDRFNDPERRAVAALSLSDVPLTQSEASVVLKRAFDLEPEIAATAFRRLRTSGTIQIFGVDRFKIHDAMRPLGRTYLSDAGGEHLQNAREAIRDLLIKALPNDHDRQRVFLLLRMFVALGNVKPLVEMATDEIFHELVIWNGSS, from the coding sequence ATGGAAACGTTCAACCTTGATCCCCGTCAACTTGCCCGGATCGAAGCCGTTCATCGCGGGTTCCTCTATCAGCACCTCTATGCCGCCGCGTGTCTGTTTGATGCTGCCCGGGCCGGTGTGACCCATGTCATCGTCGAGAATGATGAAGACGTCGAACTCGTCCAGCCTGACAGACGAATCTACCTACAAGTCAAAACTCGGGCATCTAACCTTATTCTAAGCGACATTGATGGCGCACTCTCAAGGTTCGCGGCTATTAGACAGGAGCACGAGGAAGGTCGACGGAGCGGTTCATGCCAGTTCGTCATAGTATCGAATAGTGCGCCTGGGCCGGAATTTGCCAAGCTTATCACAGGTAAAGAATGGCCGTCCGACACCAGGCTCCATTGGCCGCAATCACCGGCGGTAGACGAAGCCCTTCCCTTGCCGTGGAGGACCATCGCGGATGGTTTCGAGGCGTGCCGAGCGGCTGCCGAAACGCTTCCTTTTTCCGTATTGGCTCCAGAAACCCTCGTCTGGAAAATCGCTGGCCGGATGATGGCAGCAGCGGGTGGGATTGAGCCAAGCTCCAATCACACGTTCACGGTTGAGGAATTACCGGCACTCTTCGAGCAGCTTGTTGTCCAACTCCAAGATTTTCCTGCTCCGCCGCTTCGATATCGTCCGCAGGAACATGAACCAAATCTGGCAAATGGCCAACGCGTGCGGCTCGTCGTCGGCCTCTCCGGTGCAGGAAAGACGTCCTGGGTTTCTCAGACAGCTCTGCATACTTCTGACCGTCTGGCATATTACGATATTGCCGAGATATCCGGCCCTGCGCTGGCCAATGCCGTCGCACGCGAACTTGCAGCTCGCATCTTCGGATCGCGTGGCGGCAAGCTAGGCGAGATCTTGTTACCGGGCGCAAGCGGCACCGAAATCCTGTTTGCGATCGGTCGCCACCTAGCCGAGGACAAACTCACCGCGACTGTGGTGTTGGATAACGCGCATCGCATTGCAGCCGCGGATTTGGTTTCGCTGGTCGGGGCCTCCGATCAGCTGCAGTTTGTGCTTCTCGCCCAGCCCAGCGCAACGATCGCCCGAATCGAGGCAACGCTTGGCGTGAAGGCGGAGTTGCTTCTCGGCTGGTCCAATGAGACGGCCGCGGCCGAGGGAGCGTCGCTCGGATGCCGTGGGGATTTCTCAGACTATGAGCGCTTGTTGAAAATCACTGGCGGGCTGCCGCTCTACGTCCAGAATGCGCTGAAAATTGCGGCTGAAAGCTACGAGGGGGTGGTCACCCGAGTCTGCGCGGCGCTTGAGGACCGCACCCATATTGTCGAGACTGCGCAAGAACTTATTCTGTCAGATGTCTTCGACAGATTTAACGACCCTGAGCGCCGCGCTGTCGCGGCGCTCAGTCTCAGCGACGTCCCACTGACTCAATCCGAAGCCAGTGTCGTATTGAAGCGCGCCTTCGACCTCGAGCCGGAGATCGCGGCCACGGCATTCAGGCGATTGCGAACAAGCGGTACAATCCAGATTTTCGGTGTCGATCGTTTCAAGATTCACGATGCGATGAGACCGCTCGGCCGCACCTACCTGAGTGACGCCGGGGGTGAGCATCTGCAAAATGCACGCGAGGCCATTCGCGACCTCCTTATAAAGGCACTACCCAACGATCACGACCGTCAAAGAGTTTTTCTTCTCCTGAGGATGTTTGTCGCTCTTGGGAACGTGAAGCCTCTCGTTGAGATGGCCACCGACGAGATATTTCACGAACTAGTCATCTGGAACGGAAGTTCGTGA
- a CDS encoding IS630-like element ISBj5 family transposase translates to MANAGVKGRPIAPLVLSSQERAYLERQVRRHRVARSLSERCRAILRCADGLPSKSVAAELGIHEHTVGKWRRRFLKDRCDGLLDEARPGRPRTIDDDQVAEVIERTLRTTPPDATHWSIRSMAADTGFSHTTIRRMWTAFGLQPHRSQTFKLSSDPLFVDKVRDIVGLYLSPPNRAVVLSVDEKSQIQALDREQPVLPMMPGVPERRTHSYVRHGTTTLFAALDVASGFVIGKCYKRHRALEFLKFLKEIDAQIPEGLAVHIVMDNYATHKTPKIKAWLARRPHYHVHFTPTSASWINQIERWFAELTRKQIRRGVHTSVRQLEADIRTFIELHNNNPKPFKWTKSADQILASVKRFCHKAQQTLCGEL, encoded by the coding sequence GTGGCGAATGCAGGTGTGAAAGGCCGGCCGATCGCGCCGTTGGTGCTGAGTTCGCAGGAGCGGGCGTACTTGGAGAGGCAAGTTCGTCGTCATCGTGTAGCCCGATCGCTATCTGAGCGATGCCGCGCGATCCTGCGGTGTGCAGATGGTCTGCCAAGCAAGTCTGTGGCTGCCGAACTTGGCATCCATGAACACACCGTCGGCAAGTGGCGCCGCCGATTCTTGAAGGATCGTTGTGATGGCCTGCTTGACGAAGCCCGCCCGGGCCGCCCTCGAACCATCGACGATGATCAGGTTGCCGAGGTAATCGAGCGGACATTGCGTACGACGCCGCCCGACGCAACGCACTGGTCGATCCGCTCGATGGCTGCGGATACTGGCTTTTCTCACACCACGATCCGCCGAATGTGGACGGCGTTCGGCTTGCAGCCGCACCGCAGCCAGACATTTAAACTATCGAGCGATCCGCTATTCGTCGATAAGGTGCGCGATATTGTCGGGCTTTATCTGTCGCCGCCTAACCGAGCCGTTGTCCTCAGTGTCGATGAGAAAAGCCAGATCCAGGCACTCGATCGCGAGCAGCCGGTCTTGCCGATGATGCCTGGGGTGCCGGAACGTCGCACGCATAGCTATGTGCGGCATGGTACGACCACGCTGTTTGCCGCGCTCGATGTCGCTTCCGGCTTCGTCATTGGCAAATGCTACAAGCGCCATCGGGCGCTCGAGTTCTTGAAGTTTCTCAAAGAGATCGACGCTCAAATCCCTGAGGGGCTCGCTGTCCATATCGTCATGGACAACTACGCTACCCACAAGACCCCCAAGATTAAAGCGTGGCTCGCTCGCCGGCCGCACTATCATGTCCACTTCACGCCGACTTCCGCGTCGTGGATCAATCAGATCGAGCGCTGGTTCGCTGAACTCACCAGAAAGCAGATCCGGCGAGGTGTTCACACCTCCGTCAGGCAGCTCGAAGCCGACATCCGTACCTTCATCGAATTGCACAACAACAACCCGAAGCCCTTCAAATGGACCAAGTCCGCAGACCAGATCTTGGCTTCCGTCAAACGCTTTTGCCACAAAGCCCAGCAGACTTTATGTGGCGAACTTTAG
- a CDS encoding IS5 family transposase — translation MRYELTDYEWSVIKPMLPNKSRGVPRVNDRRVLNGIFWVLRSGAPWRDLPENFGPYTTCYNRFVRWRRAGVWAKLMSALAGAHDAAVQMIDTSIVRVHQHGACITRNWRQSMGRSRGGLTSKIHAVVDSNGLPVQLALSPGEAHDVRLAGKLLSRLRSGSMLLADRGYDADWIRELAMKKGAWANIPPKSNRTDPICFSPYLYRARNRVERFFNRIKQCRRVATRYDRLAGNYLAFIQLASIRLWLAARYESAP, via the coding sequence ATGCGCTACGAACTCACGGACTATGAGTGGTCCGTCATTAAGCCGATGTTGCCGAATAAGTCGCGCGGCGTGCCGCGGGTGAATGACCGTCGTGTCCTCAACGGCATCTTCTGGGTCTTGCGATCCGGAGCGCCATGGCGCGACCTGCCAGAAAACTTCGGTCCGTACACCACTTGCTACAATCGATTCGTTCGCTGGCGACGGGCCGGCGTGTGGGCCAAGCTCATGAGCGCACTGGCCGGCGCCCATGATGCTGCCGTGCAGATGATCGACACTTCCATTGTTCGCGTACATCAACATGGGGCCTGCATCACAAGAAACTGGCGTCAATCGATGGGAAGGTCACGCGGCGGTCTGACGAGCAAAATCCACGCGGTGGTCGACAGCAATGGTCTACCGGTACAACTTGCGTTGAGTCCTGGCGAGGCGCACGACGTTCGACTTGCCGGTAAACTGCTCTCTCGTTTGAGATCCGGATCAATGCTGCTCGCCGACCGCGGCTACGACGCTGACTGGATCAGGGAGCTTGCCATGAAAAAGGGCGCATGGGCCAATATCCCGCCGAAAAGCAATCGGACCGATCCGATCTGCTTCAGCCCGTATCTCTACCGCGCCCGCAACCGCGTCGAGCGGTTCTTCAACAGGATCAAACAATGCCGTCGGGTGGCGACGCGCTACGACAGGCTTGCTGGAAACTACCTTGCCTTCATCCAACTTGCATCTATCCGGCTATGGCTCGCCGCTCGTTATGAGTCCGCGCCCTAG
- a CDS encoding IS110 family transposase, producing MSQTPSTAIAVIGIDIGKNSFHVVGHDTRGAIVLRQKWSRGQVEARLANMQPCLIGMEACVGAHHLSRKLASLGHDARLMPAKYVRPYSKGPKNDFNDAEAIAEAVQRPTMKFVATKTAEQLDLQALHRVRERLVSQRTGIINQIRAFMLERGIAVRQGIGFLRTELPTILATRTDALSPRMLRVIEELAGDWRRLDQRIDSLSGEIEALARQDQACSRLMTVPGIGPIISSAMVAAIGTGDVFSKGRDFGAWLGLVPKQISTGDRTILGKISRRGNRYLRVLFVQAAWVVLVRIKNWERYGLRSWIEAAKKRLHHNVLAIALANKLARIAWAVLAKGRAFELTRTNDADVQSA from the coding sequence ATGTCCCAGACACCCAGTACTGCGATCGCCGTGATCGGCATCGATATCGGCAAAAACTCGTTCCACGTCGTGGGCCACGATACGCGCGGCGCCATCGTGCTGCGGCAAAAGTGGTCGCGTGGCCAGGTGGAGGCGCGGCTCGCCAATATGCAGCCTTGCCTGATCGGCATGGAAGCCTGCGTCGGCGCACATCATTTGAGCCGCAAACTCGCATCGCTAGGTCACGATGCCAGGTTGATGCCGGCCAAATATGTCCGCCCTTATAGCAAAGGACCGAAGAACGACTTCAATGATGCCGAAGCGATTGCCGAAGCCGTGCAACGCCCGACGATGAAGTTCGTGGCGACCAAGACCGCGGAGCAACTGGATCTGCAGGCGCTGCATCGGGTGCGCGAGCGGCTGGTGTCGCAACGCACCGGCATCATCAACCAGATTCGCGCCTTCATGCTGGAACGCGGGATCGCGGTGCGCCAGGGTATCGGCTTCCTGCGCACAGAACTGCCCACCATCCTTGCCACGCGCACCGATGCCCTGTCGCCACGCATGTTGCGTGTCATCGAGGAGTTGGCAGGCGACTGGCGCCGGCTGGATCAGCGCATCGATAGCCTCTCCGGCGAGATCGAAGCACTGGCCCGTCAAGATCAGGCATGTTCGCGCCTGATGACGGTGCCTGGCATCGGGCCGATCATTTCGAGCGCCATGGTAGCCGCGATCGGCACTGGAGACGTCTTCTCCAAAGGCCGTGACTTCGGCGCCTGGCTCGGACTGGTGCCCAAGCAGATCTCGACGGGAGACCGCACGATCCTCGGCAAAATCTCAAGGCGCGGCAATCGCTACCTGCGCGTTCTGTTCGTGCAGGCGGCATGGGTGGTGCTGGTCAGGATCAAGAACTGGGAACGTTACGGACTCAGATCCTGGATCGAAGCCGCCAAGAAGCGATTGCACCACAACGTGCTAGCGATCGCACTCGCCAACAAGCTTGCCCGCATCGCCTGGGCGGTGCTGGCTAAAGGACGCGCCTTCGAGCTGACAAGGACCAACGATGCAGACGTCCAATCCGCTTGA